The DNA window CGTCGTTCATGTGGTCGCCGGAGACCAGGATGACCCGGACCTTACCGGCGGCGAGGAGCCGCTGCGCGATCTCCAGCCGGGCGGCGAGGAACGGCGACGGGGTGCCGTCGGCCTCCACCTTGGTGCCCAGGACCAGGGCGACCGGGGCTTCCGGCACGTCGGCCTCGGTGAACAGGTGGCCCTTCGCGCCGCTGCGGACCCACGCCACGCTGGCCGCGGTGCCGGCGGCCACCAGCGCCGCGCCCGCCACGACCACCACCACGGTACGGCGGATCCGGCGTACCGTCGGTCTGCGGTCGGTGCACCATCCCCTGACCCTCGCGAACAGCCCCCGCATGCGGGCGATTCTGTCAGGCGGCGGCGCCCACCGGGTTCCCGGCGGCAGGAGGAGGACGGCGATGGGGAAGCGGCATCCGGCGCTCGCGCGGCTCGACGTGCTGGTCGGCCGGTGGACGGTGCATCCGGAGGTCGAGGGTCTCGGCGCCGGCTGGACGGAGTTCAGCTGGGTGGAGGAGGGCCGGTTCCTCCGCCAGCACAGCGACGCCGGTCCGCTGCCGGAGACGGCGCCGCTCGCCTGGCGGGAGAACAACCCGCTCCCGACCACCCAGCTGATCGGCCTGGACGACTCGGACCAGGAGTTCGCGGTGCTGTACGCCGACGCCCGCGGCGTGCACCGGGTCTACCGGATGACGTTCGCCGACGGCGTCTGGCGGATGTGGCGGGAGGCGCCCGGCTTCCACCAGCGGTTCATCGGGACGCTGCGGGAGGACGGCACCGCCATCGACGGCCGCTGGGAGCGGTCCGCCGACGGCGCCGACTGGGCGCTCGACTTCAAGCTGTCGTACCGGCGCTGACCCCCCGGTCACCCGGCCGCGCGGGCGAGCACGATCAGCTCTCCGTCGTCGCCGGCGCCGACCGGCTCCCCGGCCCAGCCGCCGAGCACCCGCTCGACGGTGAAGCCGGCCCCGGCGAGGGCGGTCCGCAGCTCCGTCTCGGTGCGGAAGCGCAGCGTGCCCGGGTTGCGCAGCTCCGCGCCGTCGGGCAGCAGGTAGTGGTGCAGGAAGCTCACCAGGCCGTCGCGCACGGCGGTCAGCTCGGTCCAGGCGTCCACCGTCGTGCCGTCCGCCAGGGTGAGCCGGCGGAGCGAGTCGGTGGGGTTCCAGCGTTCCCAGCGCCGGGCGGCCGGGTCGCGGGAGTCGAACGCCAGCCGGCCGCCCTCGACCAGGGCCCGGCGCAGGTGGCGGAGGGTGTCCGCCCACGTCGCATCGTCACGGATCTCCTGCGCCACGTGGCTGGTCAGCACGGCCACGTCGTACGCCGCGTCGGGCAGGTCGGCGGCGGTGCCGGGGACCCAGGTGACCCGGTCGCCGCCGGGTCTGGCCCGGGCGGCGGCGAGCGACGCGACCTCCGGGTCGACGCCGGTGACGCGGTGGCCGGCGGCGGCCAGGGCCAGGGTGAGGCGTCCGGTGCCGCAGCCCAGGTCGAGGACCCGGGCCGGCGTCCGCCCGACGAAGCTCAGGAAGAACTCGTCGTCGC is part of the Micromonospora halotolerans genome and encodes:
- a CDS encoding class I SAM-dependent methyltransferase, with the translated sequence MPVDLPALYDADNAWGRDDEFFLSFVGRTPARVLDLGCGTGRLTLALAAAGHRVTGVDPEVASLAAARARPGGDRVTWVPGTAADLPDAAYDVAVLTSHVAQEIRDDATWADTLRHLRRALVEGGRLAFDSRDPAARRWERWNPTDSLRRLTLADGTTVDAWTELTAVRDGLVSFLHHYLLPDGAELRNPGTLRFRTETELRTALAGAGFTVERVLGGWAGEPVGAGDDGELIVLARAAG